From Calditrichota bacterium, one genomic window encodes:
- a CDS encoding PorV/PorQ family protein → MKLAYRKWLGVALLLPTLVVAQYERPGSTDAQFLKIGVSARGAGMGDAFIAMVDGAEAAHYNPAALAWIPGTAVAFTHTGWFAGINHDYVAAARTFGRAGTFALSATALYTDEMKVRTPLQPDGTGETFYAGNYRVGLSYARYLTDRVTFGGTLNYIRMSLYSDFVGEAVAVDIAVLYVTHFRGFRFGMKIGNFGSEVKFVHESYPLPTNFTFGLAINAIDAEAQRLAVSFSAMKPNDGRPLGEVGAEWCYQNLLFLRGGYRLNHDVARYSFGGGLQLDVGGLRLRLDYAYSDFSLLGAAQRIGVNAQF, encoded by the coding sequence ATGAAGCTTGCGTACCGAAAGTGGTTGGGGGTGGCGCTGCTGCTGCCAACCTTGGTCGTCGCGCAGTATGAACGTCCCGGCAGCACTGATGCGCAGTTCCTGAAAATAGGCGTCAGCGCCCGGGGTGCAGGCATGGGCGATGCTTTCATCGCCATGGTCGACGGCGCTGAGGCGGCTCACTACAACCCGGCTGCTCTGGCGTGGATTCCGGGCACTGCCGTGGCCTTCACCCATACGGGCTGGTTTGCGGGCATCAACCACGACTATGTGGCGGCGGCCCGCACCTTTGGCCGCGCCGGCACCTTTGCGCTGTCCGCCACCGCGCTTTACACCGACGAGATGAAGGTGCGTACGCCCTTGCAGCCAGACGGTACAGGTGAGACCTTTTACGCTGGCAACTATCGTGTCGGGCTCAGCTACGCGCGCTATTTGACCGACCGTGTCACCTTTGGCGGCACCCTCAACTACATTCGCATGTCGCTTTATTCCGATTTTGTCGGCGAGGCTGTGGCGGTGGACATTGCTGTGCTCTATGTGACGCACTTCCGGGGTTTTCGCTTCGGCATGAAGATCGGCAATTTCGGTTCCGAAGTCAAGTTCGTGCACGAATCGTATCCGTTGCCTACGAACTTTACCTTTGGTTTGGCCATCAACGCCATCGACGCGGAGGCACAGAGGCTGGCGGTGAGTTTTTCCGCCATGAAGCCCAACGATGGACGCCCTTTGGGGGAGGTTGGCGCGGAGTGGTGCTACCAGAATCTTCTCTTCCTTCGGGGCGGCTATCGTCTCAATCATGATGTGGCGCGCTACTCCTTCGGCGGCGGCCTGCAATTGGATGTGGGTGGGCTACGCCTGCGACTGGACTACGCTTACAGCGACTTTAGCCTGCTGGGCGCTGCGCAGCGGATAGGCGTCAATGCGCAGTTCTAG